One Cervus canadensis isolate Bull #8, Minnesota chromosome 13, ASM1932006v1, whole genome shotgun sequence DNA segment encodes these proteins:
- the B3GALT6 gene encoding beta-1,3-galactosyltransferase 6 codes for MKLLRRAWRHRTALGLGGLALGGVALLYLARCAAPPDSALAGPAAPVPVGPARAAAFLAVLVASAPRAAERRSVVRSTWLAARRGGPGDVWARFAVGTSGLGDEERRALEREQAQHGDLLLLPGVRDAYENLTAKVLAMLAWLDEHVAFEFVLKADDDSFARLDAVLAELRTRDPARRRRLYWGFFSGRGRVRPGGRWREAAWQLCDYYLPYALGGGYVLSADLVRYLRLSREYLRAWHSEDVSLGAWLAPVDVQREHDPRFDTEYKSRGCNNQYLVTHKQSLEDMLEKHRTLTHEGRLCKREVQLRLSYVYDWSAPPSQCCQRKEGIP; via the coding sequence ATGAAGCTTCTGCGGCGCGCGTGGCGGCACCGGACGGCGCTGGGCCTGGGCGGCCTGGCACTGGGCGGCGTCGCGCTGCTCTACCTGGCGCGGTGCGCCGCGCCTCCCGACTCCGCGCTCGCCGGCCCCGCCGCACCGGTGCCCGTCGGCCCGGCGCGCGCCGCCGCCTTCCTGGCCGTGCTGGTGGCCAGCGCGCCGCGGGCGGCCGAGCGGCGCAGCGTGGTCCGCAGCACGTGGCTGGCGGCGCGGCGCGGCGGCCCCGGGGACGTGTGGGCGCGTTTCGCCGTGGGCACCAGCGGGCTGGGCGACGAGGAACGGCGCGCCCTGGAGCGGGAGCAGGCTCAGCATGGCGATCTGCTGCTACTGCCCGGGGTGCGTGACGCGTACGAGAACCTCACGGCCAAGGTGCTGGCCATGCTGGCCTGGCTAGACGAGCACGTGGCCTTCGAATTCGTGCTCAAGGCGGACGACGACTCGTTCGCGCGCCTGGACGCAGTACTGGCCGAACTGCGCACCCGCGACcctgcccgccgccgccgcctctaCTGGGGCTTCTTCTCGGGCCGTGGCCGTGTCCGGCCCGGGGGCCGCTGGCGTGAGGCAGCCTGGCAGCTGTGTGACTACTACCTACCCTACGCGCTTGGCGGCGGCTACGTGCTCTCTGCCGACCTGGTGCGCTACCTGCGCCTCAGCCGCGAGTACCTGCGTGCCTGGCACAGCGAGGATGTGTCGTTGGGCGCCTGGCTGGCGCCAGTGGATGTGCAGCGAGAGCACGACCCGCGCTTTGACACCGAGTACAAATCCCGCGGCTGCAATAACCAGTACCTGGTGACGCACAAGCAGAGCCTGGAGGACATGCTGGAGAAACACCGGACGCTGACGCACGAGGGCCGCCTGTGCAAGCGCGAGGTGCAGCTGCGCCTGTCCTACGTCTATGACTGGTCGGCACCGCCCTCGCAGTGCTGTCAGAGGAAAGAGGGCATCCCCTGA